From one Triticum aestivum cultivar Chinese Spring chromosome 4B, IWGSC CS RefSeq v2.1, whole genome shotgun sequence genomic stretch:
- the LOC123091613 gene encoding pentatricopeptide repeat-containing protein At1g09190, whose protein sequence is MQPRPNCLALLPMPSTAAAGEPSPSFPHAVTTPDGWHPRTAERRLLHLLHHSSRARRRPLELLAFAVRHCLHSSPPSTQHHFLAALLLLSSPPPPALSLLSLLPPEPPPPLALLNAALKSLSAPSPPLALRLLSSLRRLHAPDRLSFLPLLGSTSSLPLLSALHGLLLRLGFLSHHAISLALLQPYPLPHARILFDEMPLQRKCTIAYNTLITAYVKAKDIFTARHLFDVMQRFKRSRRSMISWNAMIAGCTWCGRDDMAVRYFQDMVREGKVAPDDGTLAAVLPACGRTGNAGAGRWAHEYACKMGILDSSVHVANAVVDMYCKCGDVSSAREVFEGMQQRSVVSWNTMISGLSLNGQGIKGIELFRQMVRSGGEPNSVTFLGLLGCCAHAGAVDTGQVIFQIMQSEHGIEPGIEHYGCMVDLLGRSGLLKEAHALIQGMPMSPNSAIWGSLLSACRAHAGLGIAEVALKELISLEPWNSGNYMLLANLYAETQRWEEAGDVRKLMRRMTVQKAPGQSLIEEPSSS, encoded by the coding sequence ATGCAACCGAGGCCGAATTGTCTCGCGCTCTTGCCGATGCCATCCACCGCCGCCGCAGGCGAGCCCTCCCCGTCGTTCCCCCACGCCGTGACCACCCCCGACGGGTGGCACCCCCGCACAGCGGAGCGCCGCCTGCTCCATCTACTGCACCACTCCTCCCGCGCCCGGCGACGCCCGCTCGAGCTCCTCGCCTTCGCCGTCCGCCATTGCCTGCATTCCTCCCCGCCCTCCACGCAGCACCACTTCCTcgccgcgctcctcctcctctcctcccctccgccGCCGGCTCTCTCTCTCCTGAGCCTCCTCCCTCCTGAACCCCCGCCTCCCCTCGCACTCCTCAACGCCGCCCTCAAGTCCCTGTCCGCCCCCTCTCCGCCCCTCGCGCTCCGCCTCCTATCCTCCCTTCGCCGCCTCCATGCCCCCGATCGCCTGTCCTTTCTCCCGCTGCTCGGGTCCACCTCCTCGTTGCCGCTCCTCTCAGCcctccatggcctcctcctccgcctcggctTCCTCTCCCACCACGCCATCTCCCTCGCGCTCCTCCAGCCCTATCCTCTGCCCCACGCACGAatcctgttcgacgaaatgcccctGCAGAGAAAGTGCACCATCGCCTACAACACACTCATCACTGCTTATGTGAAAGCCAAGGATATTTTCACCGCACGCCATCTGTTTGATGTAATGCAGCGGTTCAAGCGCTCTAGGAGAAGCATGATTTCCTGGAATGCTATGATCGCAGGGTGTACTTGGTGTGGGAGGGACGACATGGCAGTGCGGTATTTCCAAGACATGGTGAGGGAGGGCAAGGTAGCGCCAGATGATGGGACCCTCGCCGCGGTGCTGCCTGCTTGTGGGAGGACGGGGAATGCTGGTGCCGGGAGGTGGGCGCACGAGTATGCATGCAAGATGGGTATCTTAGACAGCTCGGTGCATGTTGCTAATGCGGTGGTAGATATGTATTGCAAGTGTGGCGATGTGAGCAGCGCAAGAGAGGTGTTCGAAGGGATGCAACAGCGGAGTGTGGTGAGCTGGAACACAATGATCTCTGGACTTTCATTGAATGGGCAAGGGATTAAGGGGATTGAACTGTTCCGGCAGATGGTGAGGTCCGGAGGGGAGCCTAATTCAGTGACTTTCCTGGGGTTGCTTggttgctgtgcccatgctggggCAGTAGATACTGGGCAGGTGATCTTCCAGATTATGCAGTCAGAGCATGGGATTGAGCCGGGAATTGAACATTATGGATGTATGGTAGATTTACTTGGAAGGTCCGGCCTTCTCAAAGAGGCACATGCGCTGATTCAAGGGATGCCAATGAGCCCTAATTCTGCAATATGGGGATCACTTCTAAGCGCCTGCCGTGCCCATGCTGGGCTCGGCATTGCCGAGGTGGCTCTCAAAGAGCTTATTAGTCTGGAACCTTGGAATTCAGGGAACTATATGCTGTTGGCCAATCTTTATGCGGAAACACAACGTTGGGAGGAGGCAGGTGATGTGAGGAAACTGATGAGGAGGATGACTGTGCAAAAGGCACCAGGGCAGAGCCTAATTGAAGAACCAAGTTCAAGTTGA